The following proteins are co-located in the Bosea sp. AS-1 genome:
- a CDS encoding porin gives MNIFTVETYCDQYQFHPVESKDSARQRPIQLEVLMKSFVSALGMATAALAVATSAGAADLPSRKSAPVEYVRVCTAYGAGFFYIPGTDTCLRIGGRVRAEYMFDQPYSRNVDASGFRARGRLNIDTRTATAYGTLRAFIRYDINRDSGPYRVPYATFQTVSASNTTFLDKAFIQFGPITAGRAQSFFDFYANDLNWGLLRGPDSSTQLFAYTANFGGGFSATLSAEDGAERRFNTFDNVPFGPTVSTGGNRMPDIVANLNITQGWGSAQLSGAVHQITTASGNTSVKLDTEYGFAGLAGLKFNLPMLAQGDVFWLQGVYAEGASSYLGAGTYGSFTNNNPVQIGGVLVNAFDAVAIPNSATTATLKKTRGYALTAALLHYWTPAVRQTLFGSYLNVENASSTNVTDFKEYRIGSNLIWSPVSGLDIGVEVLYTKLDPKGRVADINRGGAFTLASSDAVSARLRVQRDF, from the coding sequence GTGAATATTTTCACCGTCGAGACTTATTGCGATCAATACCAATTCCATCCGGTTGAATCAAAAGACTCAGCCAGGCAAAGACCAATTCAATTGGAGGTATTGATGAAGAGCTTCGTTTCAGCATTGGGCATGGCTACGGCAGCCCTCGCCGTCGCCACCAGTGCCGGCGCTGCCGATCTGCCCTCGCGCAAGAGCGCCCCGGTCGAGTATGTCCGCGTTTGCACCGCCTATGGCGCCGGCTTCTTCTACATCCCCGGCACGGACACGTGCTTGAGGATCGGTGGCCGCGTCAGGGCCGAGTACATGTTTGATCAACCTTATAGTCGGAACGTCGATGCGTCTGGCTTCCGTGCTCGCGGCCGGTTGAACATCGATACGCGCACCGCGACCGCGTACGGCACCCTGCGCGCGTTCATTCGTTACGACATCAACCGCGATAGTGGCCCGTACCGCGTTCCCTACGCCACTTTCCAGACGGTCAGCGCCTCGAACACGACCTTCCTCGACAAGGCCTTCATCCAGTTCGGCCCGATCACGGCCGGTCGCGCCCAGTCGTTCTTCGACTTCTATGCCAATGACCTGAACTGGGGCCTGCTGCGCGGTCCCGACTCGTCAACGCAACTGTTCGCTTACACCGCGAATTTCGGCGGCGGCTTCAGTGCCACGCTCTCGGCGGAAGACGGTGCTGAGCGCCGCTTCAACACCTTCGACAATGTCCCCTTCGGCCCGACGGTTTCGACCGGCGGCAACCGGATGCCTGATATCGTCGCCAATCTCAACATCACGCAGGGCTGGGGTTCCGCCCAGCTGTCGGGTGCGGTCCACCAGATCACCACCGCCAGCGGCAACACCAGCGTCAAGCTCGACACGGAGTATGGCTTTGCCGGCCTGGCTGGCCTGAAATTCAACCTGCCGATGTTGGCCCAGGGCGATGTCTTCTGGCTGCAGGGCGTTTATGCCGAAGGAGCTTCCAGCTATCTCGGCGCCGGCACCTACGGGAGCTTCACCAACAACAATCCCGTTCAGATCGGCGGCGTGCTCGTGAACGCGTTCGACGCCGTCGCCATCCCGAACAGCGCTACCACCGCCACGCTCAAGAAGACGCGCGGCTATGCTCTGACGGCGGCACTTCTGCATTACTGGACTCCAGCCGTCCGGCAGACCCTGTTCGGGTCGTATCTCAACGTCGAGAATGCCTCGAGCACGAACGTCACCGACTTCAAGGAATACCGGATCGGCTCCAACCTGATCTGGTCGCCGGTCAGCGGCCTCGATATCGGTGTTGAGGTTCTCTACACGAAACTCGATCCCAAGGGTCGCGTCGCGGACATCAACCGCGGTGGCGCCTTCACCTTGGCTTCGAGCGACGCCGTCTCGGCTCGTCTGAGGGTTCAGCGCGACTTCTAA
- a CDS encoding Crp/Fnr family transcriptional regulator, protein MHWEDRVIPFDIVGRDIRSAAVSCAASVASSFVGAPRAAAMLTAAQPAMAIQLPGLLVSGRFPRRQFAKGAFIKQPDDKTDHIYLIETGKVVTFFLGPQGHDVSFLELGSGDFVGDLSAFGSDEPATYFQAMEDTVALVLNQGQFLEELRNLPEFAELVAKTLCSRLRLMKQLYIESKLLPMKTRLYADLIRHGVRDGQGRLCISPMPTHAEVARRIASQRETVTRHLSQLAKQGVIDSSHGFIVITGEAYLRSEISKALGVIEWQ, encoded by the coding sequence ATGCATTGGGAGGACAGGGTCATTCCGTTCGATATTGTGGGAAGAGATATTCGCAGCGCCGCAGTCAGCTGCGCCGCTTCGGTCGCTTCGTCCTTCGTCGGCGCCCCACGAGCGGCGGCCATGTTGACGGCGGCTCAACCGGCGATGGCTATTCAACTTCCGGGCTTACTCGTGAGCGGCCGTTTCCCGAGGCGACAGTTCGCCAAGGGGGCTTTCATCAAGCAGCCCGACGACAAGACAGATCACATCTACCTGATCGAGACAGGAAAGGTGGTTACGTTCTTTCTTGGCCCTCAAGGGCATGATGTTTCATTCCTTGAACTAGGGTCGGGAGATTTCGTTGGAGATTTGTCGGCCTTTGGCAGCGACGAGCCTGCGACCTATTTCCAAGCCATGGAGGATACTGTTGCGCTCGTCCTGAACCAGGGACAGTTCCTCGAAGAATTGCGCAACTTGCCAGAGTTCGCCGAACTCGTGGCGAAAACGCTCTGTAGCCGTTTGCGCTTGATGAAGCAGCTCTACATCGAGAGCAAACTGCTACCGATGAAGACGCGACTCTATGCGGACCTGATCCGTCACGGCGTCCGGGACGGGCAGGGACGGCTGTGCATTTCGCCGATGCCGACGCATGCGGAGGTGGCGCGCAGAATCGCGTCCCAGCGAGAGACCGTCACGAGGCATTTAAGCCAGCTGGCAAAGCAAGGTGTGATCGATAGTTCGCACGGGTTCATTGTTATCACCGGCGAAGCGTATTTGCGTTCCGAAATCAGCAAGGCCCTCGGCGTCATCGAATGGCAATGA
- a CDS encoding NAD(P)/FAD-dependent oxidoreductase has protein sequence MSVLSPSPPELFDCLIIGGGPAGLTAAIYLARFHLSALVVDAGDGRAAMIPTTHNHAGFPAGISGVELLSRMRAQATKYGVVFETGMIASLDVADDGTFIASSSERPILAQTVLLASGVFNRRPQGLSESLHDEAVQRGLLRYCPICDGYEVTDRSVAVIGTGQSGLAEAEFLRSYTANVSLIAPDGEHRLDDEERARADAAGVKLLAGPCLAYSLHSEWIEVSMPGGPGAFSSIYAALGTMARSELAIAIGARATKNGCPIVDPHQRTSVKGLYAAGDLVLGLDQISHAMGQAGVAATTIRNDLAKISPLRR, from the coding sequence ATGTCCGTCTTGTCTCCTTCGCCCCCCGAATTGTTCGATTGCCTTATCATCGGTGGCGGACCGGCCGGGCTCACCGCAGCAATTTATCTGGCGCGCTTTCATCTTTCTGCTTTGGTCGTCGATGCGGGCGATGGACGTGCTGCGATGATCCCAACGACACACAACCATGCCGGATTTCCAGCCGGAATCAGCGGCGTCGAGCTGCTTTCACGCATGCGGGCTCAAGCGACCAAGTATGGCGTCGTGTTCGAGACCGGGATGATCGCGTCACTCGACGTGGCCGACGACGGGACATTCATCGCCAGCAGCAGCGAGAGGCCGATTTTGGCGCAAACTGTCCTTCTGGCAAGCGGTGTTTTTAACCGGCGCCCCCAGGGTCTGTCGGAAAGCCTACACGACGAAGCCGTCCAACGCGGGCTTTTGCGCTACTGTCCGATTTGCGACGGCTACGAAGTTACCGACCGATCTGTCGCCGTGATCGGGACCGGTCAATCCGGCCTCGCAGAAGCGGAGTTTTTGAGGAGCTATACCGCCAACGTAAGCCTCATCGCTCCCGATGGCGAGCATCGGCTCGACGACGAAGAGCGAGCCCGAGCCGACGCCGCAGGCGTCAAGCTCCTCGCCGGGCCGTGCCTTGCATATTCTCTGCATTCGGAATGGATTGAGGTGAGCATGCCAGGCGGACCCGGGGCGTTTTCCAGCATTTATGCCGCACTCGGGACGATGGCACGGTCGGAACTCGCGATCGCCATAGGCGCCCGCGCGACTAAGAATGGCTGCCCAATCGTCGATCCACACCAAAGAACGAGCGTCAAAGGCCTCTATGCAGCAGGCGACCTCGTACTGGGGCTCGACCAGATCAGCCATGCCATGGGTCAGGCCGGCGTCGCCGCAACGACGATCCGGAACGATCTCGCCAAGATCAGCCCATTGCGGCGGTGA
- a CDS encoding PLP-dependent transferase, whose translation MTKSDDTSHIHPPERSRQPFQAVAMPVERASTIVFDDLEAFETRADRVYDGFSYGLYGTPTSRLLEDHIAQLEGASRALVVPSGMAAMTLATMAVCRSGDRILMPETLYGPARDMILRFLGPLGIAAQSYDPRLDAGIAELLDERTRLVWVESPGSGTFEVQDVPAIVAAAHKAGALVAADNTWASHLLFKPLAHGVDIAMQALSKHAGGHGDLLMGSLAVRDEALFRRLKDTARFLGYGVSPEDCALCERGLMTMPVRMRHAAASAAEIVTWLSQRPEVVRILHPAVPDHPGHAVWKRDFNGAAAVFSIVLRPELAPLQGEVLRQMRLFKLGASWGGVHSLVAVNDPRKGRTSLDWLPSGPVWRLSVGLEALDDLIGDLERAFIPFAQFAAASKSVGRTAAE comes from the coding sequence ATGACGAAATCCGACGACACCTCGCACATTCATCCGCCCGAGCGTTCACGCCAGCCGTTCCAGGCCGTGGCAATGCCGGTTGAGCGCGCTTCGACGATCGTTTTCGATGATCTCGAGGCGTTTGAGACCCGAGCTGACCGCGTCTATGACGGTTTCAGTTATGGGCTTTACGGAACGCCGACGAGCCGGCTCCTCGAAGACCATATCGCCCAGCTCGAAGGGGCATCGAGGGCGCTCGTCGTGCCGTCCGGCATGGCGGCGATGACACTGGCGACGATGGCGGTGTGCCGGAGCGGCGACCGAATCCTGATGCCCGAGACGTTGTATGGGCCGGCGCGGGACATGATCCTGCGCTTCCTCGGGCCACTCGGCATTGCGGCGCAATCCTACGATCCGCGGCTCGATGCCGGGATCGCGGAGCTGCTCGACGAACGGACGCGGCTGGTGTGGGTGGAATCTCCGGGTTCTGGGACCTTCGAGGTTCAGGACGTTCCTGCGATTGTCGCGGCGGCCCACAAGGCTGGCGCGTTGGTCGCAGCCGATAACACTTGGGCTTCGCATCTGCTGTTCAAGCCGCTGGCTCACGGCGTCGACATCGCCATGCAGGCGCTGTCGAAACATGCCGGCGGTCATGGCGACCTGCTCATGGGCTCGCTCGCCGTGCGCGACGAAGCCCTGTTCCGGCGCCTGAAGGATACCGCGCGCTTCCTCGGCTACGGCGTCTCTCCGGAAGATTGCGCACTGTGCGAGCGCGGCCTGATGACCATGCCGGTCCGCATGCGTCACGCCGCCGCGAGCGCAGCCGAAATCGTGACCTGGCTGTCACAGCGCCCGGAGGTCGTTCGGATCCTGCACCCGGCCGTGCCGGACCATCCCGGACATGCGGTCTGGAAAAGGGATTTCAACGGGGCGGCCGCGGTGTTCTCGATCGTGCTCAGACCGGAACTCGCTCCCTTGCAGGGCGAAGTCCTCAGGCAGATGCGCCTGTTCAAGCTCGGTGCGAGCTGGGGCGGTGTGCATTCACTGGTCGCGGTCAACGATCCACGGAAAGGTCGGACCAGTCTTGATTGGCTGCCATCGGGGCCGGTCTGGCGGTTGTCGGTCGGCTTGGAAGCACTTGATGACCTGATCGGCGATCTGGAGCGGGCCTTTATCCCGTTTGCTCAGTTCGCGGCGGCGTCGAAGTCGGTGGGCCGAACGGCAGCTGAATAA
- a CDS encoding LysR substrate-binding domain-containing protein, with the protein MRGVVGFRHRPTLARAGIAIYGHIDRVDPFLICPPMNLRDIDVFHAIMISGGAGAAAALLSTSQPAISRSLAKLESELGFSLFDRIRGRLVPTREALLFHAEVKANLVGLDRLKLRAAQIKEVGAGTIRVASLSALGHGLVPRAITAFSRKHPQVRISYQVRTSNVVRDLVASGSFDIGLAADEIDTDGVLHSVFTTPRAVCVMPQGHPLASRDVIVPADLNDEGFLALAPEDTVRLAMDRIFAEHGVQPRILVETPYGVTIAILAAQGLGIGLVNPFIIADKMIQGVVVRPFEPAVHFRALLLRPPGSANSRLVSAFTAELYAIRNDFAAPGESLR; encoded by the coding sequence GTGCGAGGTGTCGTCGGATTTCGTCATAGGCCAACGCTAGCTCGCGCTGGCATTGCCATCTATGGCCATATCGATAGAGTCGATCCATTCTTGATATGCCCCCCCATGAACCTGCGCGACATCGACGTCTTCCATGCGATCATGATCAGCGGCGGCGCCGGCGCGGCGGCTGCCCTGCTCAGCACGTCGCAGCCGGCCATCAGCCGTTCGCTTGCGAAGCTTGAGTCCGAGCTCGGGTTCAGTCTGTTCGATCGGATCCGTGGCCGCCTGGTTCCGACTCGCGAAGCGCTGCTCTTCCACGCCGAGGTGAAGGCCAATCTGGTCGGTCTTGATCGGCTCAAACTACGGGCTGCTCAGATCAAGGAGGTCGGCGCCGGGACTATCCGTGTCGCCAGCCTCTCTGCGCTCGGGCACGGCCTGGTCCCGCGGGCCATCACGGCATTCTCGCGCAAGCACCCGCAGGTGCGGATCAGCTATCAGGTCCGCACCTCCAACGTCGTTCGCGACCTGGTCGCTTCCGGCAGCTTCGACATCGGCTTGGCAGCCGACGAGATCGATACCGACGGTGTCCTGCACAGCGTTTTCACCACGCCTCGTGCGGTTTGCGTCATGCCACAGGGACACCCTCTGGCAAGCCGAGATGTCATTGTGCCGGCGGACCTGAACGACGAGGGCTTCCTGGCGCTCGCGCCGGAGGACACCGTGCGGCTCGCCATGGACAGGATCTTTGCGGAACACGGCGTCCAGCCCCGCATCCTGGTGGAAACGCCCTATGGCGTGACCATCGCTATCCTGGCGGCGCAGGGTCTCGGCATAGGCCTCGTCAACCCGTTCATCATCGCCGACAAGATGATCCAGGGCGTCGTCGTCCGGCCTTTCGAGCCGGCCGTGCATTTCAGGGCGCTCCTTCTCAGACCGCCCGGCAGTGCGAACTCCCGTCTCGTCTCAGCGTTCACTGCCGAACTATACGCGATCCGGAATGATTTTGCCGCTCCCGGAGAGAGCTTAAGGTAG
- a CDS encoding helix-turn-helix transcriptional regulator: MNSEQCRVARAMMGWSIKQLSRKVHVAQRTISDFETAGRVRPETKTRIRSVFVTNGIEFIHDEDGIGLKRRFNLDEYMTRFAERASHAQRAELETPSVDASG, from the coding sequence ATGAATAGTGAACAATGTCGCGTCGCGCGTGCAATGATGGGCTGGAGCATCAAACAGCTTAGCCGGAAGGTTCACGTCGCTCAAAGGACGATCAGCGATTTTGAGACAGCGGGCCGCGTCAGACCAGAAACAAAAACCCGGATCCGGTCGGTTTTTGTTACAAACGGAATTGAATTTATCCATGATGAAGACGGAATCGGCTTAAAGCGTCGGTTCAATCTGGACGAATACATGACCCGCTTCGCGGAACGAGCCTCGCACGCCCAACGCGCCGAACTGGAAACGCCCAGTGTCGATGCTTCTGGCTGA
- a CDS encoding type II restriction endonuclease, protein MGDENWQAELIRHWRVDPVGTYRNWFLWDERIKNFRSIRRGIQAVVAEVRDDRFGNAYRGSSLETVLDSIAEQRQVFKGADHAFMWKPKLRIPDIYEDRDNQVAFGRFLDTCVCCSTEPEVLSAIHTIDRQGIKGLGPSAANLLYFLHPTLAPPFNTAIVRGYNALTGARVKLGRWDEYLAMRQGMLRFNSHHRSLFSNDLGAVAAFLFDIGMGRYPIPGSDGEVSSMELWRADLEQVRADSAAARKNESAAREADHTHTEIQGWLRDLGLSLGYQVWIAANDASRLYGGGKLADGCLLDLPRPLASNGAAEAIRLIDVLWLDSSTGFVAAAYEVEHTTSIYSGIVRMLDLALGMAGDTTRNFFLVAPDDRESEVRAQFGRPAFAKVADLDLRYLPYSELRQHREAITRFGTGLKGMLAIARPLTGFLPPA, encoded by the coding sequence ATGGGCGACGAGAATTGGCAAGCTGAGCTGATTAGACATTGGCGCGTCGATCCGGTCGGAACCTATCGTAATTGGTTCTTATGGGACGAGCGAATAAAGAATTTTCGCTCGATCCGCCGCGGAATCCAGGCTGTCGTTGCCGAAGTTCGCGATGACCGCTTCGGCAATGCCTATCGTGGCTCATCCTTGGAAACCGTTCTGGATTCTATTGCCGAACAGCGGCAGGTTTTCAAAGGCGCGGACCATGCTTTTATGTGGAAACCGAAGCTTCGTATCCCCGACATCTATGAGGATCGCGATAATCAGGTCGCTTTTGGGCGCTTTCTCGATACGTGCGTCTGCTGCTCGACTGAACCTGAAGTTTTGAGCGCGATTCATACCATCGATCGACAGGGGATCAAAGGCCTTGGGCCCTCGGCCGCAAATCTTTTGTATTTCCTGCACCCGACGCTGGCGCCTCCATTTAATACCGCGATCGTGCGCGGCTACAACGCTTTAACGGGCGCAAGGGTCAAGCTAGGGCGGTGGGACGAATACCTTGCGATGCGCCAGGGCATGCTGCGGTTCAACTCGCACCACCGGTCGCTGTTCTCCAACGATCTGGGCGCGGTCGCCGCTTTCCTGTTCGATATCGGGATGGGGCGCTATCCAATTCCGGGTTCGGATGGGGAAGTTTCTTCGATGGAACTCTGGCGTGCGGATCTTGAACAGGTTCGCGCCGACTCGGCTGCTGCGAGAAAGAACGAATCGGCGGCTCGTGAAGCCGATCACACACATACCGAGATCCAAGGCTGGCTCAGAGATCTCGGTCTGTCCCTTGGGTACCAGGTGTGGATCGCTGCAAACGATGCCAGCCGACTTTATGGCGGCGGCAAGCTCGCCGATGGCTGCCTCCTCGACCTTCCCCGGCCTCTTGCAAGCAATGGCGCGGCAGAAGCGATCAGGCTCATAGACGTATTGTGGCTCGACAGCAGCACCGGTTTCGTCGCGGCCGCTTACGAAGTCGAGCATACCACGAGCATCTATTCGGGAATCGTCCGTATGCTCGATCTGGCGCTGGGCATGGCGGGTGATACGACCCGGAATTTTTTCCTGGTCGCTCCCGACGACCGGGAGAGTGAAGTCCGCGCACAATTTGGACGCCCGGCTTTCGCAAAGGTCGCTGATCTGGATTTGCGCTATCTGCCCTATAGCGAGTTGCGCCAACATCGCGAAGCGATCACGCGCTTTGGAACGGGCCTGAAGGGCATGCTTGCGATTGCTCGCCCCTTGACCGGATTTTTGCCGCCGGCCTGA
- a CDS encoding transporter substrate-binding domain-containing protein, with protein MTRLKVLLGAALAAASLTASISDASAQSVVNKIKQRGYVSCGASQGVPGLSRPDERGYYRGFDSDICRTFASAILGDKDKIRFVPLNAGQRFPALQTGEIDVLSRTSTITLSRDTVVRFVWITLYDTDGLLVRKADKITDPKQLAGKTVCLQGGGSLTEKAIEETEEEHGITMKKVYFDSTIQARDAFFGGRCDTYVTDGTAAAGQRASVAKNPDDYDIIKVGHAAEPNGVAVARGDDQLFDITRWTVNALLWAELHGITAKNIDEKLKSGSSEIKRVLGQEAGFGKPLGLDDKWVYNVIKQMGNYAEIWDNNLGKDSPLKVERGLNALWKDGGLNYPYPWD; from the coding sequence ATGACAAGATTGAAAGTGCTGCTCGGCGCAGCTCTTGCCGCCGCGAGTCTAACGGCGAGTATCAGTGATGCCAGCGCGCAGAGCGTCGTGAACAAGATCAAGCAGCGCGGCTATGTCAGCTGTGGCGCGAGCCAGGGCGTGCCCGGGCTCTCCCGGCCCGATGAGAGGGGCTATTATCGCGGCTTCGATTCCGACATCTGCCGGACCTTCGCTTCGGCCATCCTCGGCGACAAGGACAAGATCCGCTTCGTTCCGCTCAATGCCGGCCAGCGCTTCCCGGCGCTGCAGACCGGCGAGATCGATGTCCTCTCGCGCACTTCGACCATCACACTCTCACGCGACACGGTGGTCCGCTTCGTCTGGATCACGCTTTATGACACCGACGGCCTGCTCGTGCGCAAGGCGGACAAGATCACCGATCCCAAGCAACTGGCCGGCAAGACGGTGTGTCTGCAGGGCGGTGGCAGCCTCACGGAGAAGGCGATCGAGGAGACCGAGGAAGAGCACGGGATCACGATGAAGAAGGTCTACTTCGACTCGACGATCCAGGCCCGCGATGCCTTCTTCGGCGGCCGCTGCGATACTTATGTCACCGATGGCACGGCCGCCGCCGGGCAGCGGGCCTCGGTGGCCAAGAACCCGGACGACTACGACATCATCAAGGTCGGCCATGCGGCCGAACCGAACGGCGTCGCGGTGGCGCGCGGGGATGATCAGCTCTTCGACATCACGCGCTGGACGGTCAACGCCCTGCTCTGGGCCGAGCTCCACGGCATCACCGCCAAGAACATCGACGAGAAACTGAAATCGGGATCGAGCGAAATCAAGCGGGTGCTTGGTCAGGAGGCCGGCTTTGGCAAGCCGCTCGGGCTCGATGACAAATGGGTCTACAACGTCATCAAGCAGATGGGGAACTATGCCGAGATCTGGGACAACAACCTCGGCAAAGACAGCCCCCTCAAAGTCGAGCGCGGCCTGAATGCGCTCTGGAAGGATGGCGGACTGAACTACCCGTACCCCTGGGACTAG